acTCTGACGCCTCCGACTCCGATTCTGACGCCGagggagggagaaggaagaggCGGCGGCTCTCGGACGACGGGGAGGCGGACGGCGACCCGGAGAGGCTGTTCGGCAAGCTGCGGAGGGAGTACTACCGCCTCGGCACCTTCCACGGGAAGCCGTCGGGGTGCCTCATGTACGAGCTCGCCCACACGCTCCGCAGGAACACCAACGAGCTCCTCTGGCTCGCCTGCGTCTCCCTCACCGACCAGTTCGTCCACGAGCGCATCACCAACGAGCGCTACCAGGCCGCCGTCATGGAGCTCGAGCAGCACATCAACGGATCCGGCAACCTCGACCCGTCCGGCCTCGGGTCGGTGGTCACGCTGAAGGATGGAACCAAGATCCGGGCGCCGGAGGCCTCCCGCATCGCCTATGAGGACGAGCCAAGGCTGATGCTGCTGCGGGAGTGGAGTTTGTTCGACTCCATGCTCTGCTCCTCATATGTCGCCACCAAGCTCAAGACCTGGAGCGACAACGGGCTGAAGAAGCTGAAGCTGCTCCTGGCGAGGATGGGGTTCCCGCTCGCCGACTGCCAGAAGAGGTTCCAGTACATGAGCATGGAGGTCAAGCGCAAGATGCGCGATGAGTTTGATCGGTTCCTGCCTGAGTATGGGCTCACTGAGTTCTACTACCGGAGCTTCCTGAGGGTGCACGGTTACAGGTCCAAGGTATCTGCTGCGGATGTTGTGTATGGCGTCACAGCTTTGCTTGAATCCCTGAATGCTGAGTCCAAGGACTCAAAGGAGTGTTGTGCTGCTGAGCAATTTTGGGTTGCATACTCTGCGTTGTCGCTGAGCAATGTGGATCAGCTGCGAAAAGGAATGCAATCTGCAATTGAGATACAGATGGCGATACTGAGGCAGGGAAGCTCAGCCATCACCAAGAGTGGATTCATACGGAGTGCAAAGAAGTTCCGGTGGGTGAAGCTTGATGATCCAGTGGACACTGCTAAGCTGTGCCACCCGCAGGCGCTTACCAAGTTCTGTTTCTTCCTGATGGATGCACTGAAGGAGAGGGGTGCAAGGATGAAGCCGCTAATCTGTGCCTGCCTAGCAAGGGAGCCTGAGAAGGTGTTGGTCATTGGTGTATGTGGGAAGCCAAGGCTCGGGGCAGTTCAGGGGAACGCGTTCGGTAACGCATTTAGGTCAGCGGCAGAGGAGATTGGTGCTGATTATTTCCATGACATGTTTGAGTCATCATGGATTGTTCTTGATGTTGTTGCTGTCAGTTCTTTCATGATTCGGTTAACAGAGAAGCTTTGATGCCATGTGCTTGCCCCATGCTGATGATTCTTTCATTCCCAAGACGGGAAACCTGAGGCTTGTTCTCTCTAAATAAAGGAGGTTGACTGGTTGAGGATGTTGGTGCATGCCATGTTGTCCACCTGATATTTTCACCAAATTACAGATAGCAGCCTGACAAACATTGTAATTTGCAACATCTGAGTTGCTTGGCGATCATGTTTTTAGTGATAGAGGAGAGTTTGTTCCACTCTCCAACTGCCCCATTAGCAAAGGATAATCCAACAGATTCAGATGTCAACCTGATTCTGACATACAAGGGGCAAGGTACACTTGCTTACTGGTTTCTCTACCTGATAGAATGGATGTTTGTATCTGTACTTGCATAAGCATGCGGCTTTATTGTAGGATAATGTTGTATTCGTTTCTGTATCAATAAAGTTGTGTCAAGTTTTTAGTGTGCAAACTAACACGCGTTACTCTACTCTATGTTGCCATTCTTTACCTGACAGAATTGATGTTTGTAAACAATTTTTAGCTTAGCTACTTGAAATCATTCTTACAAAGTTCCATACCATTCTTACAATGAGAACAAGCAATTTTGAACATGACTTCTGTTACAGAGGGCCAATTTATCATTGTCGTTCACAGGGCTATGGATGAACTGCCATTTTTCTGCCCAGATGTTCTGAACATGTAAATAGTCTGAACTCTGAAGGAACAAGTGTCATAGGGTACTTTACGAGACATCTAACTTGCAATTTGTGTGACTCAGAGGCCCTGTTGGCTGATTTGCGATATTGTTACAGTGATTTGATTCATTCATGTGCTTGTATACCGTTGATAGAAATCCTTAGCGTGTTGTCAGAAAATCATGGTTTTATCTTGAACCAGACAAACTCATAGATCTTTGATGAGTGTGCTGAGATGTCAACACATGGTGTTTGTCAGTGATCTTTCATCTATCAAGTTAGTATAAGGACACTGTCCGTGCACAGATCCAACCGATGCTATCTATGAACATTCTGTAGTTCTATGCTTGACATTTGTTTGTGGTAGATCATCAGGACTAGTCACTGCTATTCCTCTGTTCCTGTCCCACCTTTTCTTGTCCAGATCATAGTGGCCAGTTTAGGGACACCTCCCTGGGGCTCCTTTCATAAAAGGAATtgcataggatttttggaggattagaatccttaggtcTTTTCCTATATTGGTTGTTTTATTTGTaggattgaatcctataggatttttCCTAAGGAATCATTTGTACTACATTCCTTGTGCAGGTAGGTTCTGCTACTTTACACTTTGGTAGTTCTACATACAGTCCCCACCATAGTTTAATGAGATAGAATTCCTTGAGGATACCGTTGACGCGTTGTAGAATGCAGTCATGGTGGGCCGCGGAAGATTGTATCACTTGTGGGCCAATTCACTGAGCGGGATTGCAAACCTGATAAACAGGCCCACGTTTCTCTATCCCCCATAGTTCAATGTAAGTTCGTCTTCTTTCCACACAGCTGCTCCGTCTTGGTTTGTTAGAAGCGAAATATTTCATCCAAACCATCACTGCACAGTTCTTCTCAAATCAATCACTGCACATTTCTTCCCAATCATCTGTACACAACGGTATCATAAATTTTACACGGCAGTATATTGTTAGGTGAATTTTAGACTTCTATTTACAGTTTTCTTTGCACAAAAATGCACCCTCCAAAGAATTTTCTCTCCGCATTTTCCTGTTCTAGGTGTGAAGCTGAGTCTTGACGAAGGTTGATGGATGTTGCCAACCGCTTAGCTAAGTTTGATGAGTACACATGCCACATATGGAGAGTTGAAATCTTGACTGACAAAGACA
This window of the Triticum aestivum cultivar Chinese Spring chromosome 5D, IWGSC CS RefSeq v2.1, whole genome shotgun sequence genome carries:
- the LOC123120417 gene encoding cell division control protein 45 homolog, with the translated sequence MVRELRADSFYSRLRAAAAAAAAAASSPLLILPSAADADSLCALKALAHVLSADSIRFSIYPVASAAAAATLLASFSASQPLCLLLINWGAHRDLRGILPPASTAFVVDSHRPVHLHNLAAANDRVVVLFTTDDEHTADLSYDFDVSSLANASDLTADGDVDEHLRVSEEDEDSDASDSDSDAEGGRRKRRRLSDDGEADGDPERLFGKLRREYYRLGTFHGKPSGCLMYELAHTLRRNTNELLWLACVSLTDQFVHERITNERYQAAVMELEQHINGSGNLDPSGLGSVVTLKDGTKIRAPEASRIAYEDEPRLMLLREWSLFDSMLCSSYVATKLKTWSDNGLKKLKLLLARMGFPLADCQKRFQYMSMEVKRKMRDEFDRFLPEYGLTEFYYRSFLRVHGYRSKVSAADVVYGVTALLESLNAESKDSKECCAAEQFWVAYSALSLSNVDQLRKGMQSAIEIQMAILRQGSSAITKSGFIRSAKKFRWVKLDDPVDTAKLCHPQALTKFCFFLMDALKERGARMKPLICACLAREPEKVLVIGVCGKPRLGAVQGNAFGNAFRSAAEEIGADYFHDMFESSWIVLDVVAVSSFMIRLTEKL